One window from the genome of Cryptomeria japonica chromosome 6, Sugi_1.0, whole genome shotgun sequence encodes:
- the LOC131052858 gene encoding GDSL esterase/lipase At5g55050 has translation MDDRKELMLSRLWRTAFIIASMYVDAQNAQLVPALFIFGDSLVDVGNNNHILLSLVKANFPHNGVDYPAGKATGRFSNGLNSADFVGQKLGFGGSPLPYLSLQGQANFSSSILNGVNFASGGAGILDENSGGSLSMNKQVEYYATVYGNLAAQLGSAEAEKLVAKSLFVVVVGSDDLFSYFKSNSKLQAKYTPQQYVDLLISTLKAQLERIYNLGARRIVSVGVGTVGCCPSQRSQKNKTGDCVEEVNNLARDFNDALKSLLSSQLTPNLQGFTYAFCNTYGVTSSYFQNPSVYGFKDVVNACCGAGKLNARVPCLPVVKYCSNRGEYLFWDLYHPTQIVSQMLVDAFYEGSVDQVSPINVKQLIST, from the exons ATGGACGACAGAAAAGAATTGATGTTGTCAAGATTGTGGAGAACAGCATTCATAATTGCATCCATGTATGTGGATGCACAAAATGCACAGCTGGTGCCTGCCTTGTTCATCTTTGGGGACTCTCTGGTAGATGTGGGCAACAACAACCACATACTCCTATCCCTCGTTAAAGCAAATTTCCCTCACAATGGTGTGGATTATCCTGCAGGGAAAGCAACTGGCAGATTCAGCAACGGTCTAAACTCTGCAGATTTCGTAG GACAGAAGCTTGGTTTTGGTGGGAGCCCGCTTCCATACCTTTCCCTTCAAGGTCAAGCAAACTTCAGCAGCAGTATTTTGAATGGAGTCAATTTTGCTTCTGGAGGAGCCGGAATTCTTGATGAAAATAGT GGGGGAAGTCTTTCGATGAACAAGCAAGTAGAATACTATGCAACAGTATATGGAAATCTCGCAGCCCAACTAGGCAGTGCGGAAGCTGAAAAACTGGTGGCAAAGTCTCTGTTTGTGGTGGTAGTTGGAAGTGATGACCTGTTTAGCTATTTTAAATCAAATTCTAAACTGCAAGCCAAGTATACACCTCAGCAGTACGTAGATCTTCTCATTTCCACCTTGAAGGCTCAATTGGAG AGGATATATAATCTGGGAGCGCGAAGGATTGTTAGTGTGGGAGTTGGAACAGTTGGTTGTTGCCCATCCCAACGCAGTCAGAAGAATAAAACGGGGGATTGTGTTGAGGAGGTGAACAATCTGGCTCGAGACTTCAATGATGCCTTAAAATCCCTCCTCTCTTCACAACTAACACCAAATCTGCAAGGCTTCACCTATGCATTTTGTAACACATATGGAGTGACATCAAGCTACTTTCAGAATCCCTCAGTATACG GTTTCAAAGATGTGGTTAACGCGTGCTGTGGGGCAGGAAAGCTGAATGCTCGTGTCCCTTGTTTACCAGTAGTAAAATACTGTTCAAACAGGGGAGAATACTTGTTCTGGGATCTCTACCATCCCACCCAAATCGTGTCTCAGATGCTCGTTGACGCTTTCTATGAAGGATCTGTCGATCAAGTCTCCCCCATCAATGTTAAGCAGCTCATATCCACCTGA
- the LOC131052859 gene encoding GDSL esterase/lipase At5g55050 yields MEDIKELMLSRTWRIAFIIAALYVDAQNAQVVPALFIFGDSLVDVGNNNHIRLSLLKANFPHNGVDYPGGKATGRFSNGLNSADFLAQKLGFTGSPPPYLSLQGQANINSSIVKGVNFASGGAGILDENSGGSLSTNKQVEYYSTVYGNLVAQLGSAEAEKLVAKSLFLVVIGSNDLFGFFKSNSKLPAKYTPQQYTDLLISTFKGQLERIYNLGARKIATVGVGAIGCCPSQRSQKNKTGDCVEEENNMARNFNAGLKSLLSSQLTPNLQGLTYAFCNTYGVVSSYFQNPSVYGFKDVVNACCGAGKLNGRVACLPVVKYCSNRGEYLFWDLYHPTQIASQMLVDAFYEGSADQVSPINVKQLIST; encoded by the exons ATGGAAGACATAAAAGAATTGATGTTGTCAAGAACGTGGAGAATAGCATTCATAATTGCAGCCCTCTATGTGGATGCACAGAATGCGCAGGTGGTGCCTGCCTTGTTCATCTTTGGTGACTCTCTGGTAGACGTGGGCAACAACAACCACATACGACTATCCCTCCTCAAAGCAAATTTCCCTCACAATGGTGTGGATTATCCTGGTGGGAAAGCAACTGGCAGATTCAGCAATGGTCTAAACTCTGCAGATTTCTTAG CACAGAAGCTTGGTTTTACTGGGAGCCCACCTCCATATCTTTCCCTTCAAGGTCAAGCAAACATCAATAGCAGTATTGTGAAAGGAGTCAATTTTGCTTCTGGAGGAGCTGGAATTCTTGATGAAAACAGT GGGGGAAGTCTTTCGACAAACAAGCAAGTGGAATACTATTCAACAGTGTACGGAAATCTAGTAGCCCAACTGGGCAGCGCGGAAGCTGAAAAGCTGGTGGCAAAGTCTCTGTTCTTGGTGGTGATTGGAAGTAATGACTTGTTCGGCTTTTTCAAATCAAATTCTAAACTGCCAGCCAAGTATACCCCTCAGCAGTACACAGATCTTCTCATTTCCACCTTCAAGGGTCAATTGGAG AGGATATATAATCTGGGAGCACGAAAGATTGCTACCGTGGGAGTTGGAGCCATAGGCTGCTGCCCATCTCAACGCAGTCAGAAGAATAAAACAGGGGATTGTGTTGAGGAGGAGAACAATATGGCTCGAAACTTCAATGCTGGCTTAAAATCCCTCCTCTCTTCTCAACTAACACCGAATCTGCAAGGCCTCACTTATGCATTTTGTAACACATATGGAGTGGTGTCCAGCTACTTTCAGAATCCCTCTGTATACG GTTTCAAAGATGTGGTGAACGCGTGCTGCGGGGCAGGAAAGCTGAATGGCCGTGTGGCTTGTCTACCAGTAGTGAAATACTGTTCAAACAGGGGAGAATACTTGTTCTGGGATCTCTACCATCCCACCCAAATCGCGTCTCAGATGCTCGTCGACGCTTTCTATGAGGGATCTGCCGATCAAGTCTCTCCCATTAATGTTAAGCAGCTTATATCCACCTGA